Proteins found in one Longimicrobium sp. genomic segment:
- a CDS encoding rRNA adenine N-6-methyltransferase family protein has translation MPATTSAHRQQLLLFARNFLKHPRMLGSVIPSSRFLVNEMLGEVDWDRARVIVEYGPGVGTFTHKILKRLHPDGILVAIETNTDFVSFLQRGAADPRLHLVHGSAADVGSILQRLGRGKADYIISGIPFSTMPAALRDGIVRATRDALTPTGAFLVYQYSNGVLPNLKRTFGRVKLGFEPRNIPPARLYYCNP, from the coding sequence GTGCCCGCAACGACCTCCGCTCACCGCCAGCAGCTCCTGCTCTTCGCGCGCAACTTCCTGAAGCACCCGCGCATGCTGGGCTCGGTGATCCCCAGCTCCCGCTTCCTGGTGAACGAGATGCTGGGCGAGGTGGACTGGGACAGGGCGCGGGTGATCGTGGAGTACGGCCCGGGGGTGGGAACGTTCACGCACAAGATCCTGAAGCGCCTCCACCCGGACGGCATCCTGGTGGCCATCGAGACGAATACGGACTTCGTGAGCTTCCTGCAGCGCGGCGCCGCCGACCCGCGCCTGCACCTGGTGCACGGCTCCGCGGCGGACGTGGGGAGCATCCTGCAGCGGCTGGGGCGCGGCAAGGCGGACTACATCATCTCGGGGATCCCGTTCAGCACCATGCCCGCCGCCCTCCGCGACGGCATCGTGCGCGCCACCCGCGACGCGCTGACCCCCACGGGCGCATTCCTGGTCTACCAGTACTCCAACGGCGTTCTGCCCAACCTCAAGCGCACCTTTGGCCGCGTGAAGCTGGGCTTCGAGCCGCGCAACATCCCGCCCGCGCGCCTGTACTACTGCAATCCGTAG
- a CDS encoding pyridoxamine 5'-phosphate oxidase family protein encodes MSAPQPQAFRPLERAGADAILARNRVGRIAYTRRGRLEVEPVLYAWADGWLWARTSYGSSWAALVGESHGTPITFEVDEVEAGFRWRSVVVRGILHPVEHPADGGDPAVWVHAVELVRALDPGITGAALRSSLVRIAVEEAAGREGAGEG; translated from the coding sequence ATGTCCGCACCGCAACCGCAAGCCTTCCGCCCGCTGGAACGCGCCGGCGCCGACGCGATCCTGGCCCGGAACCGGGTGGGGCGGATCGCCTACACGCGCCGCGGCCGCTTGGAGGTGGAGCCCGTCCTCTACGCCTGGGCAGACGGGTGGCTGTGGGCGCGCACCTCGTACGGCTCCAGCTGGGCGGCCCTGGTCGGCGAGTCGCACGGCACCCCCATCACCTTCGAGGTGGACGAGGTGGAGGCGGGGTTCCGCTGGCGGAGCGTGGTGGTGCGGGGGATCCTGCACCCGGTGGAGCACCCCGCCGACGGCGGCGATCCGGCGGTGTGGGTGCACGCGGTGGAGCTGGTGCGCGCGCTGGATCCGGGGATCACGGGGGCAGCCCTGCGCAGCTCGCTGGTGAGGATCGCGGTGGAGGAGGCGGCCGGGCGCGAGGGGGCGGGGGAGGGTTGA
- a CDS encoding CDC48 family AAA ATPase encodes MADREQQGESVRLQVAGAKREDMAKGTARLGQRTFQALGLKEGEIIEIVGPVTTAAVALPPYPEDDGLDLIRLDGLQRTNSGVSIGDYVEVRCAKVEPARRVTLAPAQENLRLMGTGDALRRTLFRRPLTQGDTISTSAYQRTETSRGPEDPGAFPEELFRTFFQQTAYALQEIRLRVVGTTPRGIVQVVEDTEIELLPEYAEPEDPSRGDITYDDIGGLGPTIDQVREMIELPLKHPELFQRLGIDPPKGVILHGPPGTGKTLLARAVANEARAQFFHIAGPEIMGRHYGESEQRLREVFEQAEQQAPSIVFIDEIDSIAPKREEVTGEVERRIVAQLLTLMDGLKPRQNVVVIAATNRVNAIDEALRRPGRFDREIIIGVPDAVGRREVLAIHTRGMPLGNDVDLDELARITYGFVGADLTALAREAAIDTLRRHLPALDLNQVEIPADVLARLIVCRDDFINALKRVQPSAVREIMIQVPDVGWDDIGGLEDAKRALKEGVELPLKHPDAFRRLGIRPAKGFLLYGPPGTGKTLMAKAVARESEANFIATKSSDLLSKWYGESEQQVTRLFQRARQVAPTVIFIDEIDSLAPQRGGGLGEPAVTERVVNTILAEMDGLEEMQGIVVIGATNRPTLLDPALLRPGRFDELVYITVPEREARLTILRIHTSGMPLAEDVQLETIAERTHGFTGADLEDLVRRAGLMALRTDLDVAEVPMRFFESALKESRASVTPEMEREYEELRSELKREGPRGRQIGFRAPERNTAH; translated from the coding sequence ATGGCGGATCGAGAGCAGCAGGGAGAGAGCGTGCGGCTGCAGGTGGCCGGGGCGAAGCGCGAGGACATGGCCAAGGGCACGGCCCGGCTGGGGCAGCGCACCTTCCAGGCGCTGGGCCTCAAGGAAGGCGAGATCATCGAGATCGTGGGGCCGGTGACCACGGCCGCCGTCGCCCTTCCGCCGTACCCGGAGGACGACGGGCTGGACCTGATCCGCCTGGACGGCCTTCAGCGCACCAACAGCGGCGTCAGCATCGGCGACTACGTGGAGGTGCGCTGCGCCAAGGTGGAGCCCGCCCGCCGCGTGACGCTGGCCCCCGCGCAGGAGAACCTGCGGCTGATGGGCACCGGCGACGCCCTGCGCCGCACCCTCTTCCGCCGCCCGCTCACGCAGGGCGACACGATCTCGACCTCCGCCTACCAGCGCACCGAGACGTCGCGCGGCCCCGAGGACCCGGGGGCGTTCCCCGAGGAGCTCTTTCGCACCTTCTTCCAGCAGACGGCGTACGCGCTGCAGGAGATCCGCCTGCGCGTGGTGGGAACGACGCCGCGCGGGATCGTGCAGGTGGTGGAGGACACCGAGATCGAGCTCCTTCCCGAGTACGCTGAGCCGGAAGACCCCAGCCGGGGCGACATCACCTACGACGACATCGGCGGCCTGGGGCCCACCATCGACCAGGTGCGGGAGATGATCGAGCTCCCGCTGAAGCACCCGGAGCTCTTCCAGCGGCTGGGGATCGACCCGCCCAAGGGCGTCATCCTGCACGGCCCGCCGGGGACGGGCAAGACGCTGCTTGCGCGCGCGGTGGCCAACGAGGCGCGCGCGCAGTTCTTCCACATCGCCGGCCCGGAGATCATGGGGCGGCACTACGGCGAGAGCGAGCAGCGGCTGCGCGAGGTGTTCGAGCAGGCGGAGCAGCAGGCGCCCTCCATCGTCTTCATCGACGAGATCGACTCCATCGCACCCAAGCGCGAGGAGGTGACGGGGGAGGTGGAGCGGCGCATCGTGGCGCAGCTGCTGACGCTGATGGACGGGCTGAAGCCGCGGCAGAACGTGGTGGTGATCGCCGCCACCAACCGCGTCAACGCCATCGACGAGGCGCTGCGCCGGCCGGGCCGCTTCGACCGCGAGATCATCATCGGCGTGCCGGACGCGGTGGGGCGGCGCGAGGTGCTGGCCATCCACACCCGCGGGATGCCGCTGGGGAACGACGTGGACCTGGACGAGCTGGCGCGCATCACCTACGGCTTCGTGGGCGCGGACCTCACGGCGCTGGCTCGCGAGGCCGCCATCGACACGCTGCGGCGCCACCTCCCCGCGCTGGACCTGAACCAGGTGGAGATCCCGGCGGACGTGCTGGCACGGCTGATCGTGTGCCGCGACGACTTCATCAACGCGCTCAAGCGGGTGCAGCCCTCCGCCGTGCGCGAGATCATGATCCAGGTGCCGGACGTGGGGTGGGACGACATCGGCGGGCTGGAGGACGCCAAGCGGGCGCTCAAGGAGGGTGTGGAACTCCCCCTGAAGCACCCCGACGCCTTCCGCCGCCTGGGGATCCGCCCCGCCAAGGGCTTCCTCCTGTACGGCCCCCCGGGCACGGGCAAGACGCTGATGGCCAAGGCCGTCGCGCGCGAGTCGGAGGCGAACTTCATCGCCACCAAGTCGTCGGACCTGCTCAGCAAGTGGTACGGCGAGAGCGAGCAGCAGGTGACGCGCCTCTTTCAGCGCGCGCGGCAGGTGGCGCCTACGGTGATCTTCATCGACGAGATCGACTCGCTGGCGCCACAGCGCGGCGGCGGGCTGGGCGAGCCGGCTGTGACGGAGCGGGTGGTGAACACCATTCTCGCGGAGATGGACGGGCTGGAGGAAATGCAGGGGATCGTGGTGATCGGCGCCACCAACCGGCCCACGCTGCTGGACCCGGCCCTGCTGCGCCCCGGCCGCTTCGACGAGCTGGTGTACATCACGGTGCCGGAGCGCGAGGCGAGGCTCACCATCCTGCGCATCCACACCTCGGGGATGCCGCTGGCGGAAGACGTGCAGCTGGAGACCATCGCGGAGCGCACGCACGGCTTCACCGGCGCGGACCTGGAGGACCTGGTGCGCCGCGCGGGGCTGATGGCGCTGCGCACCGACCTGGACGTGGCCGAGGTGCCGATGCGCTTCTTTGAGTCGGCGCTCAAGGAGAGCCGCGCATCGGTGACGCCGGAGATGGAGCGCGAGTACGAGGAGCTGCGCAGCGAGCTGAAGCGCGAGGGCCCGCGCGGCCGGCAGATCGGCTTCCGGGCCCCGGAGCGCAACACCGCGCACTGA